A genome region from Micromonospora peucetia includes the following:
- a CDS encoding acetyltransferase produces MTELVIRPLVAGEESLFDSMPDPLPQLRQVGYADGIAGGGYRPEHTWVALRAGRVIGRAAWLLPPGAVGAPWLERFDLAAEPEVGAALLRAAHEALGGPQRYYAAVPAHWRRRPEVLAVVKAPMAAARLVGLVERGERLRCSWTGTPLPTTAGRYTFRPATDTAEINAMVARISEPDILTGKEIALAVGGVDLATDPLAWLNSPAGDWRIGIHAGKPVGLVGTAGDACYPLIAYLGLFDEAVRGELLAEAVRALAAGGAREVLADVDAHRVVVLAELERTGFRQLRSRVIFEPAASTPSGSGVTHG; encoded by the coding sequence ATGACCGAGCTGGTCATCCGTCCGCTTGTAGCGGGCGAGGAGAGTCTTTTCGATTCAATGCCCGATCCGCTGCCTCAACTGCGTCAGGTCGGTTACGCCGACGGCATCGCCGGTGGCGGCTACCGGCCCGAGCACACCTGGGTCGCCCTACGAGCCGGGCGCGTCATTGGCCGGGCAGCCTGGCTTCTTCCGCCGGGTGCGGTCGGCGCTCCCTGGCTGGAACGGTTCGACCTGGCTGCCGAGCCGGAGGTGGGTGCCGCTCTGCTGCGCGCCGCCCACGAGGCACTCGGCGGTCCCCAGAGGTACTACGCCGCCGTGCCGGCACACTGGCGGCGCCGGCCGGAGGTACTCGCCGTGGTCAAGGCACCGATGGCGGCGGCCCGCCTTGTTGGGCTGGTCGAACGCGGGGAGCGGCTGAGATGCTCCTGGACGGGCACACCACTGCCGACGACCGCCGGGCGTTACACCTTCCGTCCGGCCACCGACACGGCGGAGATCAACGCGATGGTCGCCCGCATCAGCGAGCCGGACATACTCACCGGCAAGGAGATCGCGTTGGCGGTCGGCGGAGTGGACCTGGCGACCGACCCGCTGGCCTGGCTGAACAGCCCAGCCGGAGATTGGCGCATCGGGATTCACGCCGGGAAGCCGGTCGGTCTGGTCGGAACGGCCGGGGATGCGTGCTACCCACTCATCGCATACCTCGGCCTGTTCGACGAAGCCGTCCGAGGTGAACTGCTGGCCGAGGCGGTGCGGGCACTGGCCGCCGGCGGTGCCCGAGAGGTGCTGGCCGACGTGGACGCCCACCGGGTCGTGGTGCTGGCAGAGCTGGAACGGACCGGGTTCCGACAGCTGCGGTCGCGGGTCATCTTCGAGCCCGCCGCCAGTACGCCGTCCGGTTCGGGCGTCACGCACGGCTGA
- a CDS encoding HAD family hydrolase — translation MGRSAAFFDLDKTVIAKSSALAFGRPFYRDGLITRRDVVKSAYAQLMFRLGGTDEQTMARTRDYLATLCKGWQVEQVRQIVAETLHELINPYVYAEAAALIEEHQAAGRDVVLVSASGEEMVRPIGVLLGVTDVIATRMGVVDGRYSGEVEFYAAGPRKVDAVGELATERGYDLADSYAYSDSYSDRPLLECVGHPSVVNPDRQLRRLAVENSWPVLEFRHPIPLGRRLRERPGVPVAAAALGVGVGVAIGIAWYGRHRRTRTAPAPA, via the coding sequence GTGGGCCGAAGTGCCGCTTTCTTCGATCTGGACAAGACCGTCATCGCCAAGTCGAGCGCCCTGGCGTTCGGTCGGCCGTTCTACCGGGATGGGCTGATCACCCGGCGTGACGTGGTCAAGTCGGCGTACGCGCAGCTGATGTTCCGGCTGGGCGGCACCGACGAGCAGACCATGGCCAGGACCAGGGACTACCTCGCCACGCTCTGCAAGGGCTGGCAGGTGGAACAGGTTCGCCAGATCGTCGCGGAGACACTGCACGAGCTGATCAACCCTTACGTGTACGCGGAGGCCGCCGCTCTCATCGAGGAGCACCAGGCCGCCGGCCGGGACGTCGTCCTGGTTTCCGCCTCCGGCGAGGAGATGGTCCGGCCGATCGGCGTGCTGCTCGGGGTCACCGACGTCATCGCCACCCGGATGGGTGTGGTGGACGGCCGCTACAGCGGCGAGGTCGAGTTCTACGCGGCCGGCCCGCGCAAGGTCGACGCGGTCGGTGAGCTGGCCACCGAGCGCGGCTACGACCTGGCCGACTCGTACGCCTACTCCGACTCGTACAGCGATCGGCCGTTGCTGGAGTGCGTCGGCCACCCCTCGGTGGTCAACCCGGACCGGCAGCTGCGCAGGCTCGCGGTCGAGAACTCCTGGCCGGTGCTGGAGTTCCGGCACCCGATCCCGCTGGGCCGGCGACTGCGCGAGCGCCCGGGCGTCCCGGTCGCCGCCGCGGCGCTGGGGGTGGGCGTGGGCGTCGCCATCGGCATCGCCTGGTACGGCCGCCACCGCCGCACCCGCACCGCCCCCGCACCTGCCTGA
- a CDS encoding oxidoreductase, translated as MTADPLAPLLALADIAPALEQARERFDQALGHRALRRHGGQVAAEVSLRSAVASAALEGYAREREAVRAGTVTETVVQGALRVAGALPGLSELWPKAPRQALARLHVLAARDIVGEAELGRPVADPVVAARLDGLSGLVAGGTKVSPLVLAAVVHGELLNLRPFAGPSGVVARGAARLVLLSSGLDPRGLLAVDVGHHEREPEYVGSAGAFATGTPDGLRSWLRHYLAAVEVGADQLTAIGDEVLAAA; from the coding sequence GTGACCGCAGATCCGCTCGCCCCGCTGCTCGCCCTCGCCGACATCGCCCCCGCCCTGGAGCAGGCCCGCGAGCGGTTCGACCAGGCGCTCGGGCACCGCGCGTTGCGCCGCCACGGCGGCCAGGTCGCGGCCGAGGTCAGCCTCCGGTCCGCGGTGGCCAGCGCAGCCCTTGAGGGGTACGCCCGCGAGCGCGAGGCGGTCCGTGCCGGGACGGTCACCGAAACGGTGGTGCAGGGCGCGCTGCGGGTCGCCGGGGCACTGCCGGGGCTGTCCGAGCTGTGGCCGAAGGCGCCCCGGCAGGCGCTGGCCAGGCTGCACGTGCTCGCCGCCCGCGACATCGTCGGCGAGGCCGAGCTGGGCCGGCCGGTGGCCGACCCGGTCGTCGCCGCCCGGCTGGACGGGCTGTCCGGGCTCGTCGCCGGCGGCACGAAGGTCTCGCCGCTGGTGCTGGCCGCGGTCGTCCACGGCGAACTGCTGAACCTGCGCCCCTTCGCCGGGCCGTCCGGCGTGGTGGCCCGGGGCGCCGCCCGGCTGGTGCTGCTGTCCAGCGGGCTCGACCCGCGCGGCCTGCTCGCCGTGGACGTCGGTCACCACGAGCGCGAGCCGGAGTACGTGGGCTCGGCCGGCGCCTTCGCCACCGGCACCCCGGACGGCCTGCGCTCCTGGCTGCGCCACTACCTGGCGGCGGTGGAGGTCGGCGCCGACCAGCTCACCGCCATCGGCGACGAGGTCCTCGCGGCAGCCTGA